The Cucurbita pepo subsp. pepo cultivar mu-cu-16 chromosome LG08, ASM280686v2, whole genome shotgun sequence genome contains a region encoding:
- the LOC111801079 gene encoding transcription factor bHLH153-like isoform X1 yields the protein MIASSLCNASAKFPAEVVEVETMMEQKRNLCSVDESSLTSLTSKRRKADFSISAKEKKDKLGERIMALQQLVSPFGKTDTASVLLEAMEYIQFLHEQVKVLSAPYLQSTPTVQLQEMELPYNHGLRNKGLCLVPISCTAGVARSNGADIWAPVKTTSPKLEKIISPFN from the exons ATGATTGCGAGCTCTCTTTGCAATGCTTCCGCTAAGTTCCCG GCAGAAGTGGTGGAGGTAGAAACAATGATGGAACAGAAAAGGAACCTATGCTCTGTTGATGAGAGCAGTCTCACTTCTCTTACATCCAAGCGACGCAAGGCAGATTTTTCCATCTCCGCTAAG gaaaagaaagacaaaCTGGGCGAACGAATTATGGCCTTGCAACAACTTGTTTCACCATTCGGAAAG ACAGATACGGCATCTGTTCTTCTTGAGGCCATGGAATATATTCAATTCCTTCACGAGCAAGTCAAG GTATTGAGTGCTCCATATCTCCAAAGCACACCCACTGTTCAGTTGCAG GAGATGGAGTTGCCATACAACCACGGCCTGAGGAACAAAGGTTTATGTCTTGTACCCATCTCTTGTACTGCAGGAGTTGCACGCAGCAACGGTGCAGATATTTGGGCTCCTGTGAAGACAACCTCCCCCAAACTTGAGAAGATCATCTCACCATTCAATTGA
- the LOC111801079 gene encoding transcription factor bHLH153-like isoform X2, with translation MMEQKRNLCSVDESSLTSLTSKRRKADFSISAKEKKDKLGERIMALQQLVSPFGKTDTASVLLEAMEYIQFLHEQVKVLSAPYLQSTPTVQLQEMELPYNHGLRNKGLCLVPISCTAGVARSNGADIWAPVKTTSPKLEKIISPFN, from the exons ATGATGGAACAGAAAAGGAACCTATGCTCTGTTGATGAGAGCAGTCTCACTTCTCTTACATCCAAGCGACGCAAGGCAGATTTTTCCATCTCCGCTAAG gaaaagaaagacaaaCTGGGCGAACGAATTATGGCCTTGCAACAACTTGTTTCACCATTCGGAAAG ACAGATACGGCATCTGTTCTTCTTGAGGCCATGGAATATATTCAATTCCTTCACGAGCAAGTCAAG GTATTGAGTGCTCCATATCTCCAAAGCACACCCACTGTTCAGTTGCAG GAGATGGAGTTGCCATACAACCACGGCCTGAGGAACAAAGGTTTATGTCTTGTACCCATCTCTTGTACTGCAGGAGTTGCACGCAGCAACGGTGCAGATATTTGGGCTCCTGTGAAGACAACCTCCCCCAAACTTGAGAAGATCATCTCACCATTCAATTGA